The stretch of DNA GGTCGTCGGCGACAAGGCCCCCGACTTACTCACCCGGTTCCCCAAAGAACTGGCGATCCTCTAGGAGAACGACCGACCGTGGCATCGACCGCCGACTTCAAGAATGGGCTCGTCCTGCAGATCGATGGCCAGCTGTGGCAGATCGTCGAGTTCCAGCACGTCAAGCCAGGCAAGGGGCCGGCCTTCGTCAGGACCAAGCTGAAGAACGTGCTGTCCGGCAAGGTCGTCGACAAGACTTACAACGCCGGCGTCAAGGTCGAGACCGCGACCGTCGACCGGCGCGACCACACCTACCTGTACCGCGACGGGTCGGACTTCGTGTTCATGGACTCCCAGGACTACGAGCAGCACCACCTGCCCGAGTCGCTGGTCGGTGACGCCGCCAAGTACCTACTCGAGAGCATGCCGGTGCAGATCGCGTTCCATGACGGCGCGCCGCTGTATCTGGAGCTGCCGGTGACCGTCGAGCTGGAGGTCACCCACACCGAGCCGGG from Mycobacterium sp. JS623 encodes:
- the efp gene encoding elongation factor P codes for the protein MASTADFKNGLVLQIDGQLWQIVEFQHVKPGKGPAFVRTKLKNVLSGKVVDKTYNAGVKVETATVDRRDHTYLYRDGSDFVFMDSQDYEQHHLPESLVGDAAKYLLESMPVQIAFHDGAPLYLELPVTVELEVTHTEPGLQGDRSSAGTKPATVETGAEIQVPLFINTGDKLKIDSRDGSYLGRVNA